One window of Drosophila bipectinata strain 14024-0381.07 chromosome 4, DbipHiC1v2, whole genome shotgun sequence genomic DNA carries:
- the LOC138926913 gene encoding uncharacterized protein, which produces MQHSPRRSTRLNAGEATPTTTQQPASSAAENRPRVNITTSAAISRPATTVTTVASQPRSTVTAAASSEPEVGQPLTPYLLDRITALENELKQWSGPPLAATSNGEAQTNGVGPVPNSSFGATSVTYTLPPSWSGPPLLTTSNPLCATNAAQTAHGFVLPGGSILNVATASQFVGSYASMTPNGAQGANGPRRLPGLPIFVGQPEDWTIFNCAFVETTQAYNCTDLENNQRLLKALKDEARETVKSLLIHPANVRAVMEQLRFRFGRPEQLIRSQLNSVREVQPITEQNLARIVPFETRVSNLTAFLQSAKAEQHMGNPTLMEELVAKLPTSKRVDWARHAASIEPFPTVAHFSVWLQEYAKIVCTILDVEGKDPRRRVLHASVDQNGYEQRDDRHGGCPICGGQHATTSCREFIGASPPGRWSMVKTHRLCFTCLRHTTRSCDVHGECQINGCRRLHHRLLHGEDEGRRRPEQRGGFRRHNGGNQMSAVSRRSPERRSSPRGGYRDHERTQQSAVRRNSLERRAPQPAEAPMQRNLSIDVEGGRLLFRILPVTLYGAGRQVDTYALLDEGSSVTMIDDELRRDLGLRGEHRQLNIQWFGGRASREPTNVVSLEISGAGKPTRHPLKNVYAVSNLRLPMQTLSRRDVQGVQRDLRLPMKPYSNVVPKLLIGLDHGHWGLPLRTRRFAREGLFAAATELGWVVFGPVSGQSTTLSPRFCLLAVSMDDSMEKMVEDYFEMESFGVKLAPPVAASDDARAQRILEDTTVKVGRRYQTGLLWKDDHAVLPRIYEMAHRRLINVEKKLKRNGQLALEYDRIIKDYVSKEYARKLLDEVAVKSDKLWYLPHFGVENPNKPGKVRLVFDAAAKVGGTSLNSALDKGPQHYKPLPAVLFHFREGAVGVCGDIKEMFYQVLIRPED; this is translated from the exons ATGCAGCATTCCCCCAGGAGGAGTACCCGGCTGAACGCAGGGGAAGCCACCCCTACAACAACGCAGCAGCCAGCGAGTAGTGCAGCAGAAAACCGGCCAAGGGTTAACATAACCACGTCGGCGGCCATTTCTCGCCCAGCCACTACAGTGACTACAGTAGCGTCCCAACCAAGGAGTACTGTAACAGCAGCTGCGAGCTCAGAGCCGGAGGTGGGCCAGCCACTCACGCCGTACCTTTTGGATAGGATCACGGCGTTGGAGAATGAGCTGAAGCAG TGGAGCGGACCGCCATTAGCCGCCACATCGAACGGTGAGGCCCAAACTAACGGAGTCGGGCCGGTCCCAAATAGCAGTTTTGGTGCGACCAGTGTGACCTACACGCTGCCGCCATCTTGGAGTGGACCACCGTTGCTAACGACTAGCAACCCACTGTGTGCTACAAATGCTGCGCAGACAGCGCATGGATTCGTGCTACCGGGCGGGAGCATCCTCAACGTGGCAACTGCATCGCAATTTGTGGGATCCTACGCCTCGATGACACCGAATGGAGCCCAAGGAGCGAATGGGCCAAGGAGGCTCCCGGGCTTGCCTATATTTGTAGGGCAGCCCGAGGATTGGACCATCTTTAATTGTGCATTTGTGGAGACGACCCAAGCGTACAACTGCACGGACCTGGAGAACAACCAGAGGCTGTTGAAGGCGCTGAAGGATGAAGCACGCGAGACTGTGAAGTCGCTGCTGATTCACCCTGCGAACGTCAGAGCCGTGATGGAGCAGCTGCGTTTTAGGTTTGGCCGACCGGAGCAGCTAATACGCAGCCAGCTGAACAGCGTGCGAGAGGTGCAGCCGATTACGGAGCAAAACCTGGCGAGGATCGTTCCCTTCGAAACTAGAGTGAGTAACCTCACGGCCTTCTTGCAGTCGGCGAAGGCGGAGCAACATATGGGAAACCCCACCCTCATGGAGGAGCTTGTGGCAAAGCTTCCTACCAGCAAACGAGTGGATTGGGCCAGGCACGCTGCATCAATCGAGCCCTTTCCCACTGTAGCGCACTTCAGCGTGTGGCTACAGGAGTACGCAAAAATCGTGTGTACGATTTTGGACGTCGAGGGAAAGGACCCGAGGCGTCGAGTTCTACACGCGAGCGTCGACCAGAACGGATACGAGCAGCGGGATGACCGGCATGGAGGTTGCCCAATTTGTGGAGGGCAACATGCTACGACGAGCTGCAGGGAGTTCATCGGAGCTTCGCCACCGGGCAGGTGGAGCATGGTGAAGACGCATCGGCTCTGCTTCACATGCTTACGGCATACGACCAGATCCTGCGATGTGCATGGCGAGTGCCAGATCAACGGATGCCGCAGATTGCATCACCGTCTGCTACATGGAGAGGACGAAGGGCGAAGAAGGCCGGAACAGCGAGGTGGCTTCAGGCGCCACAACGGAGGGAACCAGATGTCAGCTGTTTCCAGACGCAGCCCGGAAAGGAGGTCTTCGCCACGAGGTGGTTACAGGGACCACGAGAGGACTCAGCAGTCGGCTGTCCGCAGAAACAGCCTGGAGAGAAGGGCCCCGCAGCCGGCGGAGGCGCCCATGCAGAGGAACTTAAGTATTGACGTCGAAGGAGGCCGACTTTTGTTCCGTATACTGCCAGTAACACTGTACGGAGCTGGTCGCCAGGTGGACACATACGCGCTGTTAGATGAAGGATCCTCCGTCACGATGATCGACGACGAGCTACGGAGGGATCTGGGATTGCGAGGCGAACATCGACAGCTGAACATCCAATGGTTTGGAGGAAGAGCCAGCAGGGAGCCTACCAACGTGGTGAGTCTGGAGATAAGTGGAGCTGGGAAGCCCACTCGCCACCCGTTGAAGAACGTGTACGCCGTTTCAAACTTGAGACTGCCGATGCAGACGTTAAGTCGACGAGATGTCCAGGGCGTGCAACGGGATTTGAGACTGCCGATGAAGCCCTACAGCAACGTGGTGCCGAAGTTGCTCATCGGACTGGACCATGGACATTGGGGATTGCCACTTAGGACGAGGCGGTTTGCCAGAGAGGGACTGTTTGCGGCCGCAACTGagcttggatgggtcgtgtttGGGCCAGTAAGTGGACAATCAACTACGCTGTCACCGAGGTTTTGCCTTCTAGCCGTGTCAATGGACGATTCGATGGAAAAGATGGTGGAGGACTACTTCGAGATGGAAAGCTTTGGTGTGAAGCTCGCGCCACCGGTCGCAGCCAGCGACGACGCGCGGGCCCAAAGGATCCTCGAAGACACCACGGTGAAAGTGGGGCGTCGCTACCAGACGGGATTGCTCTGGAAGGACGACCACGCTGTACTGCCACGGATCTATGAGATGGCGCACAGACGGCTGATCAACGTCGAGAAGAAGTTGAAGCGCAACGGGCAGTTGGCTCTGGAATACGACCGTATCATTAAGGATTACGTTTCCAAAGAATATGCAAGGAAGCTGCTGGATGAGGTCGCGGTGAAGAGCGACAAGCTGTGGTATTTGCCACATTTTGGTGTGGAAAACCCAAACAAGCCCGGAAAGGTCCGGCTTGTGTTCGATGCTGCAGCCAAGGTTGGAGGAACCTCACTCAATTCGGCGCTGGACAAAGGGCCACAGCACTACAAGCCCTTGCCAGCTGTGCTCTTCCACTTCAGAGAAGGAGCAGTGGGAGTCTGCGGGGACATCAAGGAGATGTTCTACCAAGTGCTGATCCGACCCGAGGATTGA
- the LOC122322087 gene encoding uncharacterized protein encodes MTFGAACSPRTAHYVKTVNALKYRDSDPRAVKAIIDHHYVDDYVDSFDTESEAIEVSSRVKEIHAEAGFELCQFSSSSPIVEAALGPPGQVKTIGWGESEQKILGMQVATDDFRFNVEYHRVPKSVLSGDRVPTKREFLSLLMSTFDPLGFLCCLMITAKLLLREIWRQKIQWDDPLPEEIGRAFAAWRREMDAVRQFRCPRHYFGRGAVRTIELHVFVDASQSAFAAVAYWRVTYDDGNVLVSFVCAKTKCAPMRTMSIPRLELQAAVLGIRVMNTVKEEHNVDISETVLWTDSKTVLKWIGSTHRRYKQFVGNRVAEILESSMVSQWRWVPTADNAADDATRSQNKADLSPESRWVLRFARRCRQQRSELEEYGLTATECEAAENLFIRQAQLESFPDEIRPAERGKEVANSSEIRSLAPYMDKYGVLRVYGRVDAALSMPYSARRPVILSHKHSLTEMVVRHYHAQMKHQNVDATIAQIRTRFWVTKIRRVLKEIISSCNVCKLQRTRPIPPTMGPLPEDRLEAGGWPFQYTGLDYFGPLLVTVARYREKRWVVLFTCLTTRAIHLELAHDLSTDSCIIAIRNFDCRRGPVRKLRSDNGKNFVGADREARRFGDVFETERIQSELSSRSIEWVFNCPSNPSESGVWERMVQCVKRVLRHILKEVAPRDHVLESLLIEAENIVNSRPLTHLPVDADQEAPLTPNDLLKGAANLPDTPGLDAELPKEGSTRKQWRIARMLRDRFWRRWVMEYLPTLVRREKWCRRTEPIRQGDMVFVCDPALPRREWRKGIVEEVYSGSDGVVRRSTVRVNDNGLSWTMLRPVSKLAALDLSEAGLHGVGDVDGHNIIDS; translated from the coding sequence ATGACGTTTGGAGCAGCCTGCTCGCCAAGAACGGCGCACTACGTCAAGACTGTGAATGCCCTGAAGTATCGGGATTCAGATCCGAGGGCAGTCAAGGCCATCATCGACCACCATTACGTCGATGACTACGTGGATAGTTTCGATACGGAGAGCGAAGCTATTGAGGTATCTAGCCGAGTGAAGGAGATACACGCGGAGGCTGGATTCGAACTATGCCAGTTCTCATCCAGCTCACCCATCGTGGAAGCGGCGTTGGGACCACCTGGACAAGTCAAGACCATCGGATGGGGTGAGTCTGAGCAGAAAATCCTTGGAATGCAGGTAGCAACGGATGACTTCAGATTCAACGTGGAGTATCATCGAGTGCCAAAAAGCGTCCTAAGTGGAGACCGAGTCCCAACAAAGAGGGAGTTTTTGAGCCTGCTGATGTCAACGTTCGACCCATTGGGGTTCCTGTGCTGCCTGATGATTACAGCGAAGCTGTTGCTGCGGGAGATCTGGAGGCAGAAGATCCAGTGGGACGATCCGCTGCCGGAGGAGATAGGCAGAGCCTTTGCTGCCTGGCGCAGAGAGATGGACGCCGTGAGACAGTTCCGATGTCCTCGCCACTATTTTGGGCGTGGAGCAGTTCGGACCATCGAGTTGCACGTTTTCGTGGATGCAAGTCAATCTGCATTCGCGGCGGTGGCCTATTGGAGGGTCACGTACGACGACGGAAACGTGCTGGTTAGCTTCGTGTGCGCAAAGACGAAGTGTGCGCCGATGAGGACGATGTCCATCCCACGGCTGGAGCTGCAGGCAGCGGTCCTTGGAATCAGGGTGATGAACACGGTCAAGGAAGAACACAACGTGGACATCAGTGAGACGGTGTTATGGACTGATTCAAAAACGGTGCTGAAATGGATCGGCAGCACCCACCGCCGGTACAAGCAGTTTGTTGGCAACCGAGTGGCGGAGATTTTGGAGTCGTCGATGGTTTCCCAGTGGAGATGGGTACCTACAGCTGACAACGCAGCGGATGATGCGACGCGGTCGCAGAACAAGGCGGACCTTAGCCCGGAATCCCGGTGGGTTCTGAGATTTGCGCGACGGTGCCGCCAGCAGAGAAGCGAGCTCGAGGAATATGGACTCACAGCGACGGAGTGTGAGGCCGCGGAGAACCTGTTCATCAGGCAGGCCCAATTGGAGTCGTTTCCCGACGAGATAAGGCCGGCGGAACGCGGAAAGGAAGTCGCCAACTCGAGCGAGATTCGAAGTCTGGCGCCGTACATGGACAAATATGGAGTTCTGCGAGTTTATGGCAGAGTCGATGCCGCGCTGTCCATGCCGTACAGTGCGAGGAGGCCTGTGATACTGTCACACAAGCACAGTCTCACGGAGATGGTAGTAAGACACTACCACGCCCAGATGAAGCATCAAAACGTGGATGCGACGATTGCCCAGATCCGGACGAGATTCTGGGTCACGAAGATAAGACGAGTGCTAAAGGAGATAATCTCGTCGTGCAACGTGTGCAAGCTGCAACGGACGCGGCCGATACCGCCGACAATGGGACCCCTTCCAGAGGATCGCTTGGAAGCTGGAGGATGGCCATTCCAGTACACAGGACTGGACTACTTTGGGCCACTGCTGGTGACTGTTGCCCGTTACAGAGAGAAGCGTTGGGTCGTCCTGTTTACATGCTTGACGACAAGGGCGATTCATTTGGAGCTGGCGCATGACCTGTCAACGGATTCCTGTATAATAGCGATCAGGAACTTCGACTGCCGTAGAGGACCAGTACGTAAACTGCGGAGTGACAACGGCAAGAACTTCGTAGGAGCTGACAGGGAGGCCAGGCGATTTGGAGACGTGTTCGAGACGGAAAGGATACAGAGTGAGTTGTCCAGCAGGAGCATTGAATGGGTCTTTAATTGCCCTTCCAACCCGTCTGAGAGTGGAGTATGGGAGCGGATGGTGCAGTGCGTCAAGCGAGTGCTGCGCCATATCCTGAAGGAAGTCGCGCCGAGGGACCATGTGTTGGAGAGTCTACTCATAGAGGCGGAGAATATAGTCAACTCGCGTCCGCTCACCCACTTGCCAGTGGATGCGGACCAAGAGGCGCCGTTGACGCCAAATGACCTGCTCAAGGGAGCAGCTAACCTGCCAGATACGCCTGGATTGGATGCGGAGCTGCCCAAGGAGGGTTCTACGCGAAAGCAGTGGAGGATTGCCCGCATGCTGCGAGACCGCTTCTGGAGGAGGTGGGTCATGGAGTACCTGCCTACGCTTGTGCGCCGCGAGAAGTGGTGCCGGAGAACGGAGCCCATCCGCCAGGGCGATATGGTCTTCGTCTGCGATCCTGCCTTGCCCAGACGAGAGTGGCGCAAGGGCATCGTGGAGGAGGTCTACAGCGGATCTGATGGAGTCGTcagacgctccactgtgcgcGTAAATGATAATGGACTATCTTGGACAATGTTGCGGCCCGTCTCTAAACTTGCAGCTTTGGATTTAAGTGAAGCGGGCCTTCACGGGGTCGGGGATGTCGACGGTCACAACATTATCGATAGTTAA